The following are encoded together in the Oncorhynchus kisutch isolate 150728-3 linkage group LG8, Okis_V2, whole genome shotgun sequence genome:
- the LOC109895513 gene encoding apoptosis regulator BAX-like produces MADSRERRKTGEEPQGAVGGEDVIDDRIMEQGAVVLRGYVIERVSAENPERRLTPEDLGGRPNELEDHQVKDVVQQLLLIADDLNRNAELQHLISTVQVNCVQDVFFSVAREIFADGINWGRVVSLFHLAYKLIYKALTQNHLEIIKKVISWVLQFIRENVSAWIRQQGGWEAVVSTVSHWRTVSLVAAVAFVMAVVYWRKTH; encoded by the exons ATGGCAGACTCCCGAGAAAGACGGAAAACCGGCGAAGAGCCTCAGGGTGCAGTCGGGGGTGAAG ATGTCATCGATGACAGAATTATGGAACAAGGAGCTGTTGTTTTAAGAGG GTATGTCATAGAGAGGGTCAGTGCAGAAAACCCAGAGAGACGTTTGACTCCAGAGGACCTTGGTGGCAGACCCAACGAACTAGAGGACCACCAAGTCAAAGACGTGGTACAACAACTGCTGCTGATCGCTGATGACCTGAACAGAAATGCTGAGCTACAACA CCTAATAAGCACAGTCCAGGTAAACTGTGTCCAGGATGTGTTCTTCTCAGTGGCCAGGGAAATCTTTGCAGATGGTATCAACTGGGGCAGAGTGGTCTCCCTGTTTCACTTGGCCTACAAGCTTATTTACAAG GCACTGACACAGAACCACTTAGAAATCATCAAGAAGGTTATTAGCTGGGTATTACAGTTCATCAGGGAAAATGTCTCCGCTTGGATCCGACAGCAAGGAGGATGG GAGGCGGTTGTTAGCACCGTGTCACATTGGCGTACTGTGTCGCTTGTGGCTGCAGTGGCTTTCGTGATGGCCGTGGTTTACTGGAggaaaacacactga